From a single Vitis vinifera cultivar Pinot Noir 40024 chromosome 18, ASM3070453v1 genomic region:
- the LOC100264087 gene encoding fructose-1,6-bisphosphatase, cytosolic: MDHEADSHRTDLMTITRYVLNEQSRHPESRGDFTILLSHIVLGCKFVCTAVNKAGLAKLIGLAGETNVQGEEQKKLDVLSNEVFIKALVSSGRTCILVSEEDEEATIVEPSKRGRYCVVFDPLDGSSNIDCGVSIGTIFGIYMVKDGGEPTLDNVLQPGKNMLAAGYCMYGSSCTLVLSTGTGVNGFTLDPSLGEFILTHPNIKIPKKGKIYSVNEGNTKNWDAPTAKYVEKCKFPKDGSSPKSLRYIGSMVADVHRTLLYGGIFLYPADKKSPNGKLRVLYEVFPMSFLMEQAGGQAFTGKQRALDLVPKNIHERSPIFLGSYDDVEEIKALYAAEEK; this comes from the exons ATGGATCACGAGGCTGATTCTCACCGCACCGATTTGATGACCATAACGCGTTATGTGCTGAACGAGCAGTCCAGGCATCCCGAGTCGCGCGGTGACTTCACCATCTTGCTCAGTCACATTGTGCTCGGCTGCAAGTTCGTCTGCACTGCCGTTAATAAG GCGGGTCTTGCCAAACTGATTGGACTTGCTGGAGAGACCAATGTTCAG gGTGAAGAGCAAAAGAAACTGGATGTGCTTTCGAATGAAGTTTTTATCAAGGCTTTAGTAAGCAGTGGCCGAACA TGCATCCTTGTATCTGAAGAGGATGAAGAAGCAACAATTGTGGAGCCATCTAAGCGTGGAAG GTATTGTGTTGTTTTCGATCCCTTGGATGGATCCTCTAACATTGACTGTGGTGTTTCCATTGGAACC ATCTTTGGGATTTATATGGTGAAAGATGGTGGTGAGCCAACTCTTGATAATGTGTTGCAACCTGGAAAGAATATGTTGGCAGCTGGTTATTGCATGTATGGAAGCTCTTGCACG CTTGTGTTAAGCACTGGAACTGGTGTTAATGGATTTACCCTTGATCCATCACTTGGGGAGTTCATACTTACTCACCCAAACATTAAG ATtccaaagaaaggaaaaatttaCTCAGTAAATGAAGGAAACACAAAGAATTGGGATGCTCCAACAGCCAA gTATGTGGAAAAATGCAAGTTCCCCAAAGATGGTTCATCACCAAAATCTCTACGATACATTGGAAG CATGGTAGCTGATGTCCACCGCACATTACTTTACGGTGGTATCTTTTTGTACCCTGCTGATAAGAAGAGCCCCAACGGAAAACTGCG TGTTCTCTATGAAGTCTTTCCAATGTCATTCTTGATGGAACAAGCAGGAGGTCAAGCTTTTACTGGAAAGCAACGG GCACTTGACTTAGTTCCAAAGAATATCCACGAACGGTCTCCAATATTCCTTGGCAGCTACGATGATGTTGAAGAAATTAAAGCACTCTATGCTGCTGAAGAGAAGTAA